One Lepus europaeus isolate LE1 unplaced genomic scaffold, mLepTim1.pri SCAFFOLD_29, whole genome shotgun sequence DNA segment encodes these proteins:
- the LOC133754808 gene encoding small ribosomal subunit protein uS8-like, giving the protein MVRMNVLADALKSINNAEKRGKRQVLIRPCSKVIVRFLTVMMKHGYIGEFEIIDDHRAGKIVVNLTGRLNKCGVISPRFDVQLKDLEKWQNNLLPSRQFGFIVLTTSAGIMDHE; this is encoded by the coding sequence ATGGTGCGCATGAACGTCCTGGCCGATGCTCTCAAGAGCATCAACAATGCCGAGAAGAGAGGCAAGCGCCAGGTTCTTATCAGGCCGTGCTCCAAAGTCATCGTCAGGTTTCTGACTGTGATGATGAAGCATGGTTACATTGGCGAGTTTGAAATCATTGACGATCACAGAGCTGGGAAGATCGTGGTGAACCTCACCGGCAGGTTAAACAAGTGTGGAGTGATAAGCCCCAGATTTGACGTGCAGTtgaaagatctagaaaaatggcAGAATAATCTGCTTCCATCCCGCCAGTTTGGTTTCATTGTACTGACAACCTCAGCTGGCATCATGGACCATGAATAA